Proteins encoded by one window of Pyxidicoccus trucidator:
- a CDS encoding DEAD/DEAH box helicase produces the protein MKASPPPPEAPVNPTFDSLGLKPALVEALSALGYEEPTPIQAAALPPLLAGKDLLGIAATGTGKTAAFALPLLQHLTAGKSRPNTTAALVLVPTRELAMQVSEAIHRYGQKLGVSVLPLYGGQVIGQQLRVLKRGVDVVVATPGRALDHLRRGTLQLDDVRTVVLDEADEMLDMGFADDLEAILSGTPEDRQTALFSATLPPRIAAIAERHLRQPVRVKIAREKVEQGEIPRVRQTAYVVPRAFKIATLGRLLDVESPTAAIIFCRTRTEVDDLTVSLNGRGWRAHALHGGMTQEQRDRVIKQLKSQGTDLLVATDVAARGLDIPRLSHVVNFDVPNAPEAYVHRIGRTGRAGREGVAITLVEPREHRLLRNIERVTGQRIEVSTVPTVADLREKRKEMLRSSLREALVAGELDPLRSVVEDLASEFDAMDIAAAAVKLLQDAQDEGREGKEEEIPTVSPPQDRPARPGAPGARPGPGGPDRGPRKPRGGPPTWDITRLWIGAGRRMGMRPADLVGAIAGEAGLDSSRIGAIQIGDSFSLVEVPEPDANRIIAALKETTLRGKKVIVRKDKG, from the coding sequence GTGAAAGCCTCTCCGCCTCCCCCCGAAGCCCCCGTCAACCCCACCTTCGACTCCCTGGGCCTCAAGCCCGCGCTCGTCGAGGCGCTCAGTGCGCTCGGCTACGAGGAGCCCACGCCCATCCAGGCCGCGGCCCTCCCGCCGCTCCTCGCCGGCAAGGACCTGCTCGGCATCGCCGCGACGGGCACCGGCAAGACCGCCGCCTTCGCCCTGCCCCTCCTCCAGCACCTGACGGCGGGCAAGAGCCGCCCGAACACCACCGCCGCGCTGGTGCTCGTCCCCACGCGCGAGCTGGCCATGCAGGTGTCCGAGGCCATCCACCGCTACGGCCAGAAGCTCGGCGTCAGCGTGCTGCCCCTCTACGGCGGGCAGGTCATCGGCCAGCAGCTCCGCGTGCTCAAGCGCGGCGTGGACGTCGTTGTCGCCACCCCGGGCCGCGCGCTGGACCACCTGCGCCGGGGCACGCTCCAGCTCGACGACGTGCGCACCGTCGTCCTGGACGAGGCCGACGAGATGCTCGACATGGGCTTCGCCGACGACCTGGAGGCCATCCTCTCCGGGACGCCCGAGGACCGGCAGACCGCCCTCTTCTCCGCCACCCTGCCCCCGCGCATCGCCGCCATCGCCGAGCGCCACCTGCGCCAGCCCGTGCGCGTGAAGATTGCCCGCGAGAAGGTGGAGCAGGGGGAGATTCCCCGCGTCCGCCAGACGGCCTACGTCGTCCCCCGCGCCTTCAAGATTGCCACCCTGGGCCGGCTGCTCGACGTGGAGTCGCCCACCGCCGCCATCATCTTCTGCCGCACCCGCACCGAGGTGGACGACCTCACCGTGTCCCTCAACGGTCGCGGCTGGCGCGCCCATGCCCTGCACGGCGGCATGACGCAGGAGCAGCGCGACAGGGTCATCAAGCAGCTCAAGTCGCAGGGCACGGACCTGCTCGTGGCCACGGACGTCGCGGCGCGCGGGCTCGACATCCCCCGGCTGTCGCACGTGGTGAACTTCGACGTGCCCAACGCGCCCGAGGCCTACGTCCACCGCATCGGCCGCACGGGCCGCGCCGGCCGCGAGGGTGTGGCGATTACCCTGGTGGAGCCGCGTGAGCACCGGCTGCTGCGCAACATCGAGCGCGTCACCGGCCAGCGCATCGAGGTGTCCACCGTCCCCACCGTGGCGGACCTGCGCGAGAAGCGGAAGGAGATGCTCCGCTCCTCCCTGCGCGAGGCCCTGGTGGCCGGAGAGCTGGACCCGCTGCGCAGCGTGGTGGAGGACCTGGCCTCCGAGTTCGACGCCATGGACATCGCCGCCGCCGCCGTGAAGCTGCTCCAGGACGCCCAGGACGAGGGCCGCGAGGGCAAGGAGGAGGAAATCCCCACCGTCTCCCCGCCCCAGGACCGCCCCGCCAGGCCCGGAGCTCCCGGCGCCCGGCCCGGCCCCGGAGGCCCGGACCGGGGGCCCCGGAAGCCGCGCGGAGGCCCTCCGACGTGGGACATCACCCGCCTGTGGATTGGCGCCGGCCGGCGCATGGGCATGCGGCCGGCGGACCTGGTGGGCGCCATCGCCGGTGAGGCGGGGCTCGACTCATCGCGCATCGGCGCCATCCAGATTGGCGACAGCTTCTCCCTCGTGGAGGTGCCGGAGCCGGACGCCAACCGCATCATCGCCGCGCTGAAGGAGACCACCCTGCGCGGCAAGAAGGTCATCGTCCGCAAGGACAAGGGCTGA
- a CDS encoding metallophosphoesterase translates to MSASPNEVVFAAVGDVHGNMNRMVNDLRHQAEVRHRQFDFVLQVGDFEPHRDEADLATMAAPAKYRHLGDFSAYDKARRGFPWQVYFIGGNHEPYGYLDTHPEGFELVRNCHYLGRVGVVDLHGLRVVGLSGIHSEERFRAQRPPLSALGSVSNKDFTYFNERDVEQALELGHADVLLLHDWPSGIIDPRDAADFEGQRRSPSHDTVGNEYARLLVDALQPRLVLCGHLHKAYRTSIQHPSGKTTEVRCLGSVGQGDGAYGVFHFKGESFHETFLTGRD, encoded by the coding sequence ATGTCCGCCTCCCCCAACGAAGTCGTCTTCGCCGCCGTGGGGGACGTCCACGGAAACATGAACCGGATGGTGAACGACCTGCGGCACCAGGCGGAGGTCCGCCACCGGCAGTTCGACTTCGTCCTCCAGGTCGGCGACTTCGAGCCGCACCGCGACGAGGCCGACCTCGCCACCATGGCCGCCCCGGCGAAGTACCGGCACCTCGGCGACTTCTCGGCCTATGACAAGGCCCGGCGGGGCTTCCCCTGGCAGGTCTACTTCATCGGCGGAAACCACGAGCCCTACGGCTATCTCGACACCCACCCCGAGGGCTTCGAGCTGGTCCGAAACTGTCACTACCTCGGCCGCGTCGGCGTCGTGGACCTGCACGGCCTGCGCGTGGTGGGCCTGTCCGGCATCCACAGCGAGGAGCGCTTCCGCGCACAGCGCCCGCCCCTCTCCGCGCTGGGCTCCGTCTCCAACAAGGACTTCACGTACTTCAACGAGCGCGACGTCGAGCAGGCCCTGGAGCTGGGGCATGCGGACGTGCTGCTGCTCCACGACTGGCCCTCCGGCATCATCGACCCGAGAGATGCCGCCGACTTCGAGGGACAGCGCCGGAGCCCGAGCCACGACACCGTGGGCAACGAGTACGCGCGGCTGCTCGTGGACGCGCTCCAGCCCCGGCTCGTGCTCTGCGGCCACCTGCACAAGGCCTATCGCACCTCCATCCAGCACCCCTCCGGGAAGACGACCGAGGTGCGCTGCCTCGGCAGCGTGGGACAGGGGGATGGCGCCTATGGCGTCTTCCACTTCAAGGGCGAGTCGTTCCACGAAACGTTCCTGACCGGGCGGGACTGA